Proteins encoded by one window of Micromonospora coxensis:
- a CDS encoding S1C family serine protease codes for MGGTDVTDGWDWRRPGSNPTPAVPPAGAPPVGPPTAPHGAGGGATSPWWSDALADPWRDPYAPAAVVIPTVPAGAGPEPVTDPDAPSRPRLRQLLLIPLITALLAGSLGGALGYAFAVRGGAGGGVTLGARPAEAPGLAQRRPDSLAGVAEKVLPSVVTVRVAGLGGVSEGSGFIVSADGHVITNDHVVSGGTGKATVVLNDGSTAPATIVGQDPESDIAVIKVNRTGLRPIEFGDSDALAVGDPVLAIGSPLSLANTVTAGIVSALDRTMQAGEPGGPVRYYAAIQTDAAVNHGNSGGPLVDSAGRVIGVNSTIKSLVAEGQEAGNIGLAFAIPINQAKRITQEIIGTGKARRTVIGAQVGGTGSATGGAGVRLAAVEPSGPAAGAGLRSGDVILRLNGRPMTEPTDLIALVRKFAPGSVVTVEYRRGSTRQNTSVTLAADAK; via the coding sequence GTGGGAGGCACCGACGTGACCGACGGCTGGGACTGGCGCCGCCCCGGCAGCAATCCGACGCCGGCGGTTCCGCCGGCCGGGGCGCCGCCGGTGGGGCCGCCGACGGCGCCGCACGGCGCCGGGGGAGGGGCGACATCGCCCTGGTGGTCCGACGCGCTCGCCGATCCGTGGCGGGACCCGTACGCGCCGGCCGCCGTGGTGATCCCGACCGTGCCCGCCGGGGCCGGGCCGGAACCGGTCACCGACCCCGACGCCCCGAGCCGGCCGAGGCTGCGCCAACTGCTGCTGATTCCGCTGATCACCGCGCTGCTCGCCGGGTCGCTCGGCGGCGCCCTCGGGTACGCCTTCGCGGTCCGCGGTGGCGCGGGCGGCGGCGTGACGCTCGGCGCCCGTCCCGCCGAGGCGCCCGGGCTGGCCCAGCGCCGCCCCGACTCGCTGGCAGGGGTCGCCGAGAAGGTCCTGCCCAGCGTGGTGACCGTACGGGTGGCCGGCCTGGGCGGAGTGAGCGAGGGCTCCGGCTTCATCGTCAGCGCCGACGGGCACGTGATCACCAACGACCACGTGGTCTCCGGTGGCACCGGCAAGGCCACGGTGGTCCTCAACGACGGCAGCACCGCCCCGGCCACCATCGTCGGGCAGGACCCGGAGTCGGACATCGCCGTGATCAAGGTGAACCGGACGGGGCTGCGCCCGATCGAGTTCGGCGACTCCGACGCGCTCGCCGTCGGCGACCCCGTGCTCGCCATCGGCTCGCCGCTCTCGCTGGCCAACACGGTCACCGCGGGCATCGTCAGCGCCCTGGACCGCACCATGCAGGCCGGGGAGCCGGGCGGCCCGGTGCGCTACTACGCGGCGATCCAGACCGACGCGGCGGTCAACCACGGCAACTCCGGCGGGCCGCTGGTCGACTCGGCCGGTCGGGTGATCGGGGTGAACTCCACGATCAAGTCGCTGGTGGCCGAGGGGCAGGAGGCGGGGAACATCGGGCTCGCCTTCGCCATCCCGATCAACCAGGCCAAGCGGATCACCCAGGAGATCATCGGCACCGGCAAGGCCCGGCGCACGGTGATCGGGGCCCAGGTGGGCGGCACCGGCTCGGCGACCGGCGGAGCCGGCGTACGGCTGGCGGCGGTGGAGCCGTCCGGGCCGGCGGCCGGCGCGGGCCTGCGGTCCGGGGACGTGATCCTGCGGTTGAACGGCCGGCCGATGACCGAGCCGACCGACCTGATCGCCCTGGTCCGCAAGTTCGCCCCGGGTTCGGTGGTGACCGTGGAGTACCGGCGCGGATCGACCCGGCAGAACACCTCGGTGACGCTCGCCGCAGACGCCAAGTGA
- a CDS encoding Sec-independent protein translocase family protein — translation MLDNLNWWEIGALLLLALLIFGDRLPAVINDGLRLVRNLRNMARNATGDLSRELGTDIQLEDLHPKAFIRKHLLSEEDEAAIRKPLQGVYDNLRADVTGVHDELKQVADAADLRSDGRRSTATGAAPAPAPRPSYDDAT, via the coding sequence GTGCTCGACAACCTGAACTGGTGGGAGATCGGTGCGCTGCTGCTCCTGGCGCTGCTGATCTTCGGTGACCGGCTGCCCGCCGTGATCAACGACGGCCTGCGGTTGGTGCGCAACCTGCGCAACATGGCCCGGAACGCGACCGGCGACCTGAGCCGCGAGCTGGGCACCGACATCCAGCTGGAGGACCTGCACCCGAAGGCGTTCATCCGCAAGCACCTGCTGAGCGAGGAGGACGAGGCGGCGATCCGCAAGCCGTTGCAGGGCGTCTACGACAACCTGCGCGCGGACGTGACCGGGGTGCACGACGAGCTCAAGCAGGTGGCCGACGCCGCCGACCTGCGCTCCGACGGCCGCCGGAGCACCGCGACCGGCGCCGCGCCCGCCCCGGCCCCGCGCCCCAGCTACGACGACGCCACCTGA
- a CDS encoding Mrp/NBP35 family ATP-binding protein, producing MSAPVSTVSDAIQAALATVNDPEIRRPITDLGMVRSAVIGDDGVVRVELLLTVAGCPLKDKLRSDITAAVGAVPGVTGVEIEFGVMSPEQRQELQTKLRGGAASQEPVIPFAQPGSRTRVYAVASGKGGVGKSSVTVNLAAALAARGLSVGVVDADIYGHSVPRMLGADGKPTRVEDMIMPPQAHGVKVISIGMFTPGNAAVVWRGPMLHRALQQFLGDVYWGDLDVLLLDLPPGTGDIAISVAQLLPNAEILVVTTPQAAAAEVAERAGAIALQTHQRVVGVIENMAWLELPDGSRMEVFGAGGGQTVADSLSRTIGAQVPLLGQIPLDTRVREGGDAGHPIVLAEPDAPASKALGQVADRLAVRRESLLGKPLGLKPAGR from the coding sequence ATGTCAGCACCCGTCAGCACCGTCTCCGACGCGATTCAGGCCGCCCTGGCCACCGTCAACGACCCGGAGATCCGCCGCCCGATCACGGACCTCGGCATGGTCCGCTCCGCCGTGATCGGCGACGACGGCGTCGTCCGCGTCGAACTGCTGCTCACCGTGGCCGGCTGCCCGCTGAAGGACAAGCTGCGCAGCGACATCACCGCCGCGGTCGGCGCGGTGCCCGGTGTGACGGGTGTCGAGATCGAGTTCGGCGTGATGAGCCCCGAGCAGCGCCAGGAGCTGCAGACGAAGCTGCGCGGCGGCGCGGCCTCCCAGGAGCCGGTCATCCCGTTCGCCCAGCCCGGCTCCCGCACCCGCGTCTACGCGGTCGCCAGCGGCAAGGGCGGCGTCGGCAAGTCCAGCGTCACGGTCAACCTGGCCGCCGCGCTGGCCGCCCGGGGCCTGTCCGTCGGCGTGGTCGACGCGGACATCTACGGCCACTCGGTGCCTCGGATGCTCGGTGCGGACGGCAAGCCCACCCGGGTCGAGGACATGATCATGCCGCCGCAGGCGCACGGCGTGAAGGTCATCTCGATCGGCATGTTCACCCCGGGCAACGCGGCCGTGGTCTGGCGCGGCCCGATGCTGCACCGGGCGCTGCAGCAGTTCCTCGGCGACGTCTACTGGGGCGACCTGGACGTCCTCCTGCTCGACCTGCCCCCGGGCACCGGCGACATCGCCATCTCGGTGGCCCAGCTGCTGCCCAACGCCGAGATCCTCGTGGTGACCACCCCGCAGGCGGCGGCCGCCGAGGTGGCCGAGCGGGCCGGCGCGATCGCCCTGCAGACCCACCAGCGGGTGGTCGGCGTGATCGAGAACATGGCCTGGCTGGAGCTGCCCGACGGCTCGCGGATGGAGGTCTTCGGCGCCGGTGGCGGCCAGACGGTCGCCGACTCGTTGAGCCGGACGATCGGCGCGCAGGTGCCGCTGCTGGGTCAGATCCCCCTCGACACCCGGGTCCGGGAGGGCGGCGACGCCGGTCACCCGATCGTGCTGGCCGAGCCGGACGCCCCGGCCTCGAAGGCGCTGGGTCAGGTGGCCGACCGCCTCGCGGTGCGGCGCGAGTCGCTGCTCGGCAAGCCGCTCGGCCTCAAGCCCGCCGGCCGCTGA
- a CDS encoding DUF1003 domain-containing protein codes for MAEQRRAERLDQPREPRGVKLPRFDPEAFGRWSEGIARGMGTANFIVYMTVVIAAWFAWNTLAPANLRFDPYTFTFLTLVLSLQASYAAPLILLAQNRQADRDRVALEEDRRRATMQKADTEYLAREIAALRIAMGEVATRDFLRSELARLAEELDEAAQRRQKLERRQQERAAQRPGGGEPPLDEPRDDLDGDFARDGRSEG; via the coding sequence ATGGCTGAGCAGCGACGGGCCGAGCGGCTGGACCAGCCGCGCGAGCCCCGGGGCGTCAAGCTGCCCCGCTTCGACCCGGAGGCGTTCGGCCGCTGGTCCGAGGGGATCGCCCGGGGCATGGGGACGGCGAACTTCATCGTCTACATGACGGTGGTGATCGCCGCCTGGTTCGCCTGGAACACCCTGGCCCCGGCGAACCTGCGCTTCGACCCGTACACCTTCACCTTCCTCACCCTGGTGCTGTCGCTGCAGGCGTCGTACGCGGCCCCGCTGATCCTGCTCGCGCAGAACCGGCAGGCCGACCGGGACCGGGTCGCGCTGGAGGAGGACCGGCGACGGGCGACCATGCAGAAGGCGGACACCGAGTACCTGGCCCGGGAGATCGCCGCGTTACGGATCGCGATGGGCGAGGTGGCCACCCGGGACTTCCTCCGCTCCGAGCTGGCCCGGCTGGCCGAGGAGCTGGACGAGGCGGCGCAGCGCCGGCAGAAGCTGGAACGGCGGCAGCAGGAGCGGGCGGCCCAGCGCCCCGGCGGTGGGGAGCCACCCCTGGACGAGCCCCGCGACGACCTGGACGGCGACTTCGCCCGCGACGGCCGGTCGGAGGGCTGA
- a CDS encoding magnesium transporter MgtE N-terminal domain-containing protein: MSTPNRVYIARLAGVAVFDPNGDQVGRVRDAVARLRPTQRPPEVVGLVAEMPMRRRIFLSINRITSIDADAVVLGSGTLNLRRFEKRPNELLVLQELLDRRVQLEPGGQPGAVVDVAMECSRGGEWSLSRVAVREQSSRLTRRGHLHQVEWDRVRGLSGIADNRGTANLLAVLEDMRPADLANALQDLPDARRNEVAAALDDERLADVLSELPEHDQVEILAALDRERAADVLEEMDPDDAADLLNELPPPEQDVLLDLMEPDEADPVRQLLRYASGTAGSVMTSEPVILPPDATVAEALARIREEQLSPAVAAQVFVARAPMTTPTGRYLGMVHFQRLLREPPADLLGGVVVNDIDPLRPTTPLPEITRRMATYDLVAMPVVDRNNRLVGAVTVDDVLDHSLPRDWRDRDAVPAPGPAGETLDGGDG, encoded by the coding sequence GTGAGCACGCCGAACCGGGTCTACATCGCTCGACTCGCCGGAGTCGCCGTCTTCGACCCCAACGGCGACCAGGTGGGGCGGGTCCGTGACGCGGTGGCCCGGCTCCGGCCGACGCAGCGCCCGCCCGAGGTGGTGGGCCTGGTGGCCGAGATGCCGATGCGCCGGCGGATCTTCCTCTCCATCAACCGGATCACCTCCATCGACGCGGACGCGGTGGTGCTCGGCAGCGGCACCCTCAACCTGCGCCGCTTCGAGAAGCGCCCGAACGAGCTGCTCGTGCTCCAGGAGCTGCTGGACCGGCGGGTGCAGCTCGAACCGGGTGGCCAGCCGGGCGCGGTGGTCGACGTCGCGATGGAGTGCAGCCGGGGCGGCGAGTGGTCGCTGTCCCGGGTCGCCGTCCGCGAGCAGAGCAGCCGGCTCACCCGCCGCGGCCACCTGCACCAGGTCGAGTGGGACCGGGTGCGCGGACTCAGCGGCATCGCCGACAACCGGGGTACGGCCAACCTGCTCGCCGTGCTGGAGGACATGCGCCCGGCCGACCTGGCCAACGCGTTGCAGGACCTGCCCGACGCCCGGCGCAACGAGGTCGCCGCGGCCCTGGACGACGAGCGCCTCGCCGACGTCCTCAGCGAGCTGCCCGAGCACGACCAGGTGGAGATCCTCGCCGCGCTGGACCGGGAGCGGGCCGCCGACGTGCTGGAGGAGATGGACCCGGACGACGCCGCCGACCTGCTCAACGAGCTGCCCCCGCCGGAACAGGACGTGCTGCTCGACCTGATGGAGCCGGACGAGGCCGACCCGGTACGCCAACTGCTCCGGTACGCCTCCGGCACCGCCGGCAGCGTGATGACCTCCGAGCCGGTGATCCTGCCCCCGGACGCCACCGTCGCCGAGGCGCTGGCCCGGATCCGGGAGGAGCAGCTCTCCCCCGCCGTGGCCGCGCAGGTCTTCGTCGCCCGCGCCCCGATGACCACCCCGACCGGCCGCTACCTGGGCATGGTGCACTTCCAGCGGCTGCTCCGGGAGCCGCCGGCCGACCTGCTCGGCGGGGTGGTGGTCAACGACATCGACCCACTGCGCCCGACCACCCCGCTACCGGAGATCACCCGCCGGATGGCCACGTACGACCTGGTGGCGATGCCGGTGGTGGACCGCAACAACCGGCTGGTGGGCGCGGTGACCGTGGACGACGTGCTGGACCACTCGCTGCCCCGCGACTGGCGGGACCGGGACGCCGTGCCGGCCCCGGGCCCCGCCGGGGAGACGCTGGACGGTGGCGATGGCTGA